ACATTTCCTCCGGCGGGCCGGGCAGCCCTTATGATGGCGAAGGCAAGGAATGGGAAAAAAAATATTTCGAATGGTGGGCGTCGGTTTGGCGATATAACCAGAACCATAATGCCAGCAAGAAATACGTTTTTGCCATCTGCCATTCGTTTCAGATGATGTGCCGGTATTTTGAATTGGCGGAAGTGACAAAGCGCGACTCCAAATCTTTCGGCGTCATGCCAGTGCACAAAACCCCGGCGGGCGAGCAAGAGTGGCTTTACGCGGGTTTGCCCAACCCGTTTTTTGCGGCGGATTTTCGTGACTGGCAGGTGGTGCAGCCGAATCATCGCGTTTTGCGGCAGCTCGGCGCCGAGATTTTGTCTTTGGAGAAAATTCGGCCGCACGTTGACAAAGAGCGCTCGATTATGGCGATTCGGCTGTCGCCCGAAATAGTCGGCGTGCAATTTCATCCTGAAGCCGATCCCGAAGCCATGCGCGTGCACGCCGTCAAGCCGGAGCGCAAACAGGATATTATTGCACGATTCGGAACCGACAAATACATTGAGCTAATGCAGCGGCTCGATGATCCGGGCTTGCTTTGGCAGACGCGCAACACGGTGATGCCGCGTTTTCTCGAAGATGCAATGACAAAACTCCGGCCTAACGGCCAGGCCTGAAATCGCGATAGCGCAAAATGAACATGATCGGCGTCTATTTTTGTTTGGATCAAAAGCCAGCCTGTCAAAATTTATGAAAACCATGCTTGGATTGCGTTGCGTCATTTGCGGAAAAATTTACAGCCCCGAAATTCTCTATACCTGCCCCACCTGCGGAAGCGAAGGCATTCTTGACGTGCTTTATGATTACGAGAAAATAAAAAAAATTTTTCAACCTGAAGCTCTCGCCAACCGCCCGCACGATATTCGCCGGTACGAAGAATTGCTTCCGATAAACGGAACCGAACGGTTGCCGGCAACTAAAGTTGGCTGGACGCCGATCTTCGAGGCAAAGAAGCTCGCTTCGACTTTGAGCATTGCGCGGTTGTTCATTAAAGATGAAGGCCGCAATCCGACGGCCTCGTTTAAAGACCGCGCCAGCACCGTCGGCGTGGCAAAGGCGCAGGAACTGGGATTTGCTGATATTGCCT
The sequence above is drawn from the candidate division KSB1 bacterium genome and encodes:
- a CDS encoding GMP synthase, whose translation is MMKNKDSIRVAIIDLYDNLPNEGMRCIKEIVSQQDKKVNGHPVTYEVFDTRARAEIPDLSYDIYISSGGPGSPYDGEGKEWEKKYFEWWASVWRYNQNHNASKKYVFAICHSFQMMCRYFELAEVTKRDSKSFGVMPVHKTPAGEQEWLYAGLPNPFFAADFRDWQVVQPNHRVLRQLGAEILSLEKIRPHVDKERSIMAIRLSPEIVGVQFHPEADPEAMRVHAVKPERKQDIIARFGTDKYIELMQRLDDPGLLWQTRNTVMPRFLEDAMTKLRPNGQA